One Sphaerisporangium krabiense DNA segment encodes these proteins:
- a CDS encoding hemolysin family protein encodes MSVFLGLSAVLLLTLATGYFVAQEFAFVAVDRATLREQASSGDAPARRALEVTGRLSFMLSGAQLGITVTTLLVGFVTEPALTPLIRPGLTAAGVPGAVVPGIAVALGLVVATVVQMVLGELVPKNLGIARPEVVAKWLSRSTLIYMAVAGPVIRLFDAAATRLLRLFGIEPVEEIEHGATPEELSRIIAESEAAGDLSERLSDLLERALEFGDRTAEDVMVPRPRVVSVRAGRPVSDVLRALKSSGHSRYPVLGAEDGDVVGVAGLRELLRAESGETPVERIATAPLLVPTTLPLPALLDRMRAGGGELACVIDEYGGLAGVVTMEDLAEELVGELMDENDADAAEAVAKGDGTWEVPGTLRLDEVERATGLRLPESEDYETVAGLIMARLGRLAEPGDEVVVPLVTERDLFDEERDGEDVLLTVLGVQRRIPDRVRLAPGLRNAAAVSGEAR; translated from the coding sequence GTGAGCGTGTTCCTCGGTCTGTCGGCCGTACTACTTCTCACTCTCGCGACGGGCTACTTCGTCGCGCAGGAGTTCGCGTTCGTCGCCGTCGACCGTGCCACCCTCCGTGAGCAGGCATCGTCCGGCGACGCGCCCGCACGGCGGGCTCTGGAGGTCACCGGCAGGCTCTCCTTCATGCTGTCGGGCGCCCAGCTCGGCATCACCGTCACCACGCTGCTTGTCGGCTTCGTCACCGAGCCCGCCCTCACGCCGCTGATCCGGCCCGGACTGACGGCCGCGGGCGTGCCGGGCGCCGTCGTGCCCGGCATCGCGGTGGCCCTCGGCCTGGTGGTCGCCACGGTCGTGCAGATGGTGCTCGGCGAGCTGGTGCCCAAGAACCTCGGGATCGCGCGTCCCGAAGTGGTGGCCAAGTGGCTCTCCCGTTCCACGCTGATCTACATGGCCGTCGCCGGGCCCGTGATCCGGCTGTTCGACGCCGCGGCCACCCGCCTGCTGCGCCTGTTCGGGATCGAGCCGGTCGAGGAGATCGAGCACGGCGCCACGCCCGAGGAGCTCTCCCGCATCATCGCCGAGTCCGAGGCGGCGGGCGACCTGTCCGAGCGCCTGTCGGACCTGCTGGAGCGCGCGCTGGAGTTCGGCGACCGCACCGCTGAGGACGTCATGGTCCCCCGGCCGCGCGTCGTGTCCGTCCGCGCGGGCCGTCCCGTGTCCGACGTGCTGCGCGCCCTGAAGTCCTCCGGCCACTCCCGCTACCCCGTGCTCGGCGCCGAGGACGGCGACGTGGTCGGCGTGGCCGGGCTGCGCGAGCTGCTGCGCGCCGAGTCGGGCGAGACGCCGGTCGAGCGCATCGCCACCGCGCCCCTGCTCGTCCCGACGACGCTGCCGCTGCCCGCCCTGCTGGACCGCATGCGGGCCGGAGGCGGCGAGCTGGCGTGCGTGATCGACGAGTACGGCGGCCTCGCCGGCGTCGTCACCATGGAGGACCTGGCCGAGGAGCTCGTCGGCGAGCTCATGGACGAGAACGACGCCGACGCGGCCGAGGCCGTGGCCAAGGGCGACGGCACCTGGGAGGTGCCGGGCACGCTGCGGCTCGACGAGGTGGAGCGCGCCACCGGGCTGCGCCTGCCCGAGAGCGAGGACTACGAGACCGTGGCCGGCCTGATCATGGCGCGCCTCGGCCGCCTGGCCGAGCCCGGCGACGAGGTGGTCGTCCCCCTGGTGACGGAGCGCGACCTGTTCGACGAGGAGCGGGACGGCGAGGACGTGCTGCTGACCGTCCTCGGCGTGCAGCGCAGGATCCCCGACCGGGTGCGGCTGGCGCCGGGCCTGCGCAACGCGGCCGCCGTGAGCGGTGAGGCCCGATGA
- a CDS encoding LCP family protein has protein sequence MYGKPRSGQSPVRPLSSGGGSRDDGPPRERRPRRTGRIVLRVAVIVLALLLVLVVAGYFWINSRINTIESLTDYDGRPAATPGEDWLLVGSDSRAGLSAAQRKKLATGRAVGKRTDTMMLLHIPESGRPTLVSLPRDSYVPIEGHGSDKLNAAYAYGGPKLLAKTIEKVTDIRIDHYMEIGFSGFVGIVDAVGGVNICVKQNIEDHKAGINLKKGCQDMDGGTALGYVRTRKTGALPDFDRTQRQRQFFAAVVKKAAAPGVLINPFRSIPLAMSATDSVAVDPGTGAFDLLSLGLAMSGDPIATAVPVGSLPTINGASVVKWDTEKALRLFKALAEDKPVPKDVLAK, from the coding sequence GTGTACGGGAAGCCCAGGTCCGGGCAGTCGCCGGTCCGGCCCCTGTCGTCGGGCGGCGGGTCCAGGGACGACGGCCCTCCCCGGGAGCGCCGGCCGCGCCGCACCGGCCGCATCGTGCTGCGCGTCGCGGTGATCGTGCTGGCACTGCTGCTCGTGCTGGTGGTGGCCGGATACTTCTGGATCAACTCCCGTATCAACACCATCGAGTCGCTCACCGACTACGACGGCCGCCCGGCGGCCACGCCCGGCGAGGACTGGCTGCTGGTGGGCTCCGACAGCCGGGCCGGGTTGTCGGCGGCGCAGCGCAAGAAGCTCGCCACCGGCCGTGCGGTCGGCAAGCGCACCGACACGATGATGCTGCTGCACATCCCCGAGAGCGGGCGCCCGACGCTCGTCAGCCTTCCCCGCGACTCCTACGTGCCGATCGAGGGCCACGGCAGCGACAAGCTCAACGCGGCGTACGCCTACGGCGGCCCCAAGCTGCTCGCCAAGACGATCGAGAAGGTCACCGACATCCGGATCGACCACTACATGGAGATCGGCTTCAGCGGGTTCGTCGGCATCGTGGACGCGGTCGGCGGCGTGAACATCTGCGTCAAGCAGAACATCGAGGACCACAAGGCCGGGATCAACCTGAAGAAGGGCTGCCAGGACATGGACGGCGGCACCGCGCTCGGGTACGTCCGCACCCGCAAGACCGGCGCGCTGCCCGACTTCGACCGCACCCAGCGCCAGCGCCAGTTCTTCGCGGCGGTGGTCAAGAAGGCGGCGGCGCCGGGCGTGCTGATCAACCCGTTCCGGTCGATCCCGCTGGCGATGAGCGCCACCGACTCGGTGGCCGTGGACCCGGGGACGGGGGCCTTCGACCTGCTGTCGCTGGGCCTGGCGATGAGCGGCGACCCGATCGCCACGGCCGTCCCGGTCGGCTCACTGCCGACGATCAACGGAGCCTCCGTCGTCAAGTGGGACACCGAGAAGGCGCTGCGCCTCTTCAAGGCCCTCGCCGAGGACAAGCCGGTGCCCAAGGACGTCCTCGCCAAGTAG
- a CDS encoding GOLPH3/VPS74 family protein, with amino-acid sequence MDVTIAEELLLLAYREDTGKPLVPTTALDAGLAGALLADLFVAGRIGLEAKRLVVLDPTPLGDEELDAALARIAGDARERKPDAWVTRLRSADLRDRVLRRLAGRGVLSERTTKVLGLFTTRSYPEADPSVELASRGRLGEVLAGAEPDERSAVLIGLLHACRLLPKIFPDADRARVKEIIEGDWAGPAVAKAIAAVNAAVMAGVTAATIASSSIAAT; translated from the coding sequence GTGGACGTGACGATCGCCGAGGAGCTCCTGCTGCTCGCCTACCGTGAGGACACGGGCAAGCCTCTGGTGCCCACGACCGCGCTGGACGCCGGGCTCGCGGGCGCGCTGCTGGCCGACCTGTTCGTCGCCGGGCGCATCGGACTCGAAGCGAAGAGGCTCGTCGTCCTCGACCCCACGCCGCTCGGCGACGAGGAGCTGGACGCCGCGCTCGCCCGCATCGCCGGCGACGCCAGGGAGCGCAAGCCGGACGCGTGGGTCACCAGGCTGCGCTCGGCCGACCTGCGCGACCGCGTGCTGCGCCGTCTGGCCGGGCGCGGGGTGCTGAGCGAGCGCACCACGAAGGTGCTGGGCCTGTTCACCACGCGCAGCTACCCCGAGGCCGACCCCAGCGTGGAGCTCGCCAGTCGCGGCCGGCTCGGCGAGGTGCTGGCGGGCGCCGAGCCCGACGAGCGTTCCGCCGTCCTCATCGGCCTCCTGCACGCCTGCCGGCTCCTCCCCAAGATCTTCCCGGACGCGGACAGGGCGCGCGTCAAAGAGATCATCGAGGGCGACTGGGCCGGCCCCGCGGTCGCCAAGGCGATCGCCGCGGTCAACGCCGCCGTGATGGCGGGCGTGACCGCGGCCACCATCGCCTCCAGCAGCATCGCCGCGACCTGA
- a CDS encoding Fpg/Nei family DNA glycosylase — MPELPEVESLVEFLRERAVGRPIAAVDVVAFQALKTVDPPVTSLPGLTVTGVGRHGKFLDLDCDGVHLVVHLSRAGWLRWRDDLSGARPVRRGKGPLAVRVRFAPEDDGAQPGFELTEAGTQKRLAVYVVRDPAEVPGIAALGPDPLATEFTRETLKGIVNGSRAQIKGLLRDQKVIAGIGNAYSDEVLHAARMSPFKIAGTLTDEAVSDLYDAIVDTLRAAVERAHGIAAKDLKSEKKSGLRVHGRTGEPCQVCGDTIREVSFADSSLQYCPTCQTGGKPLADRRLSRLLK, encoded by the coding sequence ATGCCCGAGCTACCCGAGGTGGAGTCGCTGGTGGAGTTCCTCCGCGAGCGGGCCGTCGGCCGCCCGATCGCGGCCGTCGACGTCGTCGCCTTCCAGGCGCTGAAGACCGTCGACCCGCCCGTCACCTCGCTGCCCGGCCTGACCGTGACCGGCGTGGGTCGGCACGGCAAGTTCCTCGACCTCGACTGCGACGGCGTCCACCTCGTCGTCCACCTGTCCCGGGCGGGCTGGCTGCGCTGGCGCGACGATCTCTCGGGCGCCAGGCCGGTGCGCCGCGGCAAGGGGCCGCTCGCCGTGCGGGTGCGGTTCGCCCCCGAGGACGACGGCGCGCAGCCGGGCTTCGAGCTGACCGAGGCCGGCACCCAGAAACGCCTGGCGGTGTACGTCGTGCGCGACCCGGCCGAGGTGCCCGGCATCGCGGCGCTCGGCCCCGACCCGCTGGCCACGGAGTTCACCCGCGAGACCCTGAAGGGGATCGTCAACGGCAGCCGCGCGCAGATCAAGGGGCTGCTGCGCGACCAGAAGGTGATCGCGGGCATCGGCAACGCCTACTCCGACGAGGTCCTGCACGCGGCCAGGATGTCGCCCTTCAAGATCGCGGGCACGCTCACGGACGAGGCCGTCTCCGACCTGTACGACGCCATCGTGGACACGCTGCGCGCGGCCGTGGAGCGCGCGCACGGCATCGCCGCCAAAGATCTCAAGAGCGAGAAGAAGTCCGGTCTGCGGGTGCACGGCCGTACCGGTGAGCCGTGCCAGGTGTGCGGGGACACCATCAGGGAGGTCTCCTTCGCCGACTCCTCCCTGCAGTACTGCCCGACCTGCCAGACGGGCGGCAAGCCCCTCGCGGACCGTCGATTGTCTCGCCTGCTCAAGTAG
- a CDS encoding rhodanese-like domain-containing protein, with translation MNVPEIEAKAVPDGVFLLDVREPDEWQAGHAPTAVHIPLGALQQRLDEVPADVPVYVVCRVGGRSAQATAWLNHVGREAVNVGGGMQSWAAAGRPMVAENGSQPYVA, from the coding sequence ATGAACGTCCCAGAGATCGAAGCCAAGGCCGTGCCGGACGGCGTCTTCCTGCTCGACGTGCGCGAGCCCGACGAATGGCAGGCGGGCCACGCCCCCACCGCCGTGCACATCCCGCTCGGCGCGTTGCAGCAGCGCCTCGACGAGGTCCCCGCCGACGTCCCCGTCTATGTCGTCTGCCGCGTCGGCGGCAGGTCCGCCCAGGCCACCGCCTGGCTGAACCACGTCGGCCGCGAGGCCGTGAACGTCGGGGGCGGCATGCAGTCCTGGGCCGCCGCGGGCCGCCCGATGGTGGCCGAGAACGGGTCCCAGCCCTACGTCGCGTGA